The following proteins come from a genomic window of Halorussus halophilus:
- the mptA gene encoding GTP cyclohydrolase MptA — MDGQLPDVQASEPDVTVGLNRVGVTGVTKLVEIARPEKRPIVLTAEFDVLVDLPSWRKGADMSRNMEVVDETLEDAVSEPTYRVEDVCGEVAERLLEKHEYTSKAEVSMEAEYMLKDETPESERPTQATVDIVAGATATDDGTREELGVKVTGMTVCPCSQGMMSQTARDKLEELGVGDAEVSEFLREVPQAGHSQRGHATLTVESKGAPEVDLRDLIEVARDSMSARIYNLAKRPDEDHMTFEAHANAKFVEDCVRDMAEGVVTEFPDLPDDAVVTMKQSNDESIHQHNAHAERVAEMLTLREEVAEQDA; from the coding sequence ATGGATGGACAACTGCCGGACGTACAGGCTTCCGAACCCGACGTGACGGTGGGCCTGAATCGCGTCGGTGTGACCGGCGTGACGAAACTGGTCGAAATCGCACGACCTGAGAAGCGACCTATCGTGTTGACCGCGGAGTTCGACGTGCTAGTAGACCTCCCGAGTTGGCGCAAGGGCGCGGACATGAGCCGAAACATGGAGGTCGTAGACGAGACGCTGGAAGACGCAGTGTCGGAACCGACCTACCGCGTCGAGGACGTGTGTGGCGAGGTTGCCGAGCGACTGCTGGAGAAACACGAGTACACCTCTAAGGCGGAGGTCAGCATGGAAGCGGAGTACATGCTGAAAGACGAGACGCCCGAGAGCGAGCGCCCGACGCAGGCGACCGTAGACATCGTCGCAGGGGCGACGGCCACCGACGATGGCACCCGCGAGGAGTTGGGCGTGAAAGTTACGGGCATGACGGTCTGTCCCTGCTCGCAGGGCATGATGAGCCAGACGGCCCGCGACAAACTGGAAGAGTTAGGCGTCGGCGACGCCGAAGTCTCGGAATTCCTGCGGGAAGTTCCGCAGGCGGGCCACTCCCAGCGCGGCCACGCCACCCTTACCGTCGAGAGCAAGGGCGCGCCGGAAGTCGATTTGCGAGACCTCATCGAAGTCGCCCGCGACTCGATGAGCGCGCGCATCTACAACCTCGCCAAGCGCCCCGACGAGGACCACATGACCTTCGAGGCGCACGCGAACGCGAAGTTCGTCGAAGACTGCGTGCGCGACATGGCCGAGGGCGTCGTCACCGAGTTCCCGGACCTGCCGGACGACGCAGTCGTGACGATGAAACAGAGCAACGACGAGTCGATTCACCAACACAACGCCCACGCCGAGCGCGTCGCGGAGATGCTGACTTTGCGAGAGGAAGTCGCCGAGCAGGACGCCTAA
- a CDS encoding NAD(+)/NADH kinase, with protein sequence MRVGIVAQKGNAKAAELAAQIRETLPESVELRLDTATAESLANGAELDPEVEGIPVGEMHTCDLVVSIGGDGTFLFAARGAGATPILGVNLGEVGFLNGVRPEDAVETVEAVVDYFGNTGDILAREVPRLRAAGDGDWTMPPALNEVVVQGAQRGHGNGIDYEVFVDGHCYADGHADGVLVSTPTGSTAYNLSEGGPLVHPETDTFVVTEMCAAESMPPLVVSADSTVEIRAEGADHGFVSADSTRERFETPETVTVEPTDDPARVAEPSSDFFQALGKLD encoded by the coding sequence ATGAGAGTCGGCATCGTCGCCCAGAAGGGGAACGCCAAGGCCGCCGAACTGGCCGCACAGATTCGGGAGACGCTCCCGGAGTCGGTCGAACTGCGTCTGGACACGGCGACCGCCGAGTCGCTGGCGAACGGCGCGGAACTCGACCCAGAAGTCGAAGGGATTCCGGTCGGCGAGATGCACACTTGCGACCTCGTCGTCTCTATCGGCGGCGACGGCACTTTCCTCTTCGCGGCCCGCGGCGCGGGCGCGACGCCGATACTCGGCGTGAATCTCGGCGAAGTCGGCTTCCTGAACGGCGTAAGGCCAGAAGACGCGGTCGAGACGGTCGAAGCGGTCGTCGATTACTTCGGAAACACGGGCGACATCCTCGCCCGCGAGGTTCCCCGACTGCGCGCCGCGGGCGACGGCGACTGGACGATGCCCCCGGCACTGAACGAAGTCGTCGTCCAAGGTGCCCAGCGCGGCCACGGCAACGGTATCGACTACGAAGTATTCGTGGACGGTCACTGCTACGCCGACGGGCACGCCGACGGCGTCCTCGTCTCGACGCCGACCGGGAGCACCGCCTACAATCTCAGCGAGGGCGGGCCACTGGTACACCCCGAAACCGACACGTTCGTCGTGACGGAGATGTGTGCGGCCGAGTCGATGCCGCCGCTGGTCGTCTCCGCAGACAGCACCGTCGAGATTCGGGCCGAGGGCGCGGACCACGGCTTCGTCAGCGCCGACAGCACCCGCGAGCGATTCGAGACGCCAGAGACCGTCACCGTCGAACCGACCGACGACCCCGCGCGTGTCGCAGAGCCGTCGAGCGACTTCTTCCAAGCGCTCGGAAAACTGGATTGA
- a CDS encoding HAD family hydrolase codes for MPVSAVVFDFDNTLAVPDRPREELLADATETVGGVQGLTLEAYRDAHRSTHTDETRGPLFAQALPEDDDTDPEELATAYRETIVDALFAVEGVPKLLTELREEYRIGLLTNGPRLAQRSKLEVFDWVEQFHVAAVTGELPAAKPDERAFGAVLSDLGVAPERAVYVGDDPEMDVAGGNAAGLRTVQVLFDGGPDPVSSADAHVQRETLRADLPRVVADF; via the coding sequence ATGCCCGTCAGCGCAGTCGTCTTCGACTTCGACAACACGCTCGCCGTGCCGGACCGTCCCCGCGAGGAACTGCTCGCGGACGCCACCGAGACGGTCGGCGGCGTCCAAGGTCTCACGTTGGAGGCCTACCGCGATGCTCATCGGAGCACGCACACCGACGAGACGCGCGGGCCGCTGTTCGCCCAAGCACTTCCGGAGGACGACGACACCGACCCGGAGGAACTCGCCACGGCGTACAGAGAGACCATCGTAGACGCGCTCTTCGCCGTCGAGGGTGTCCCGAAACTCCTCACCGAACTCCGCGAAGAGTACCGAATCGGCCTACTGACCAACGGCCCACGACTCGCCCAGCGGAGCAAACTCGAAGTGTTCGATTGGGTCGAGCAGTTCCACGTGGCCGCAGTGACCGGCGAACTTCCGGCCGCGAAGCCAGACGAGCGCGCGTTCGGAGCGGTCCTCTCGGACCTCGGCGTCGCTCCGGAGCGAGCGGTCTACGTCGGCGACGACCCGGAGATGGACGTAGCCGGCGGGAACGCCGCAGGACTCAGAACGGTGCAGGTCCTCTTCGACGGGGGTCCGGACCCCGTTTCGAGCGCCGACGCGCACGTCCAGCGCGAGACGCTCCGTGCAGACCTACCGCGCGTCGTCGCCGACTTCTAA
- a CDS encoding FAD-dependent oxidoreductase: protein MSLTTLPRYDSDLASEQSGHAVVVGASMAGLLAARVLADWFEAVTIVEKDSLPDEPIARCGVPQSHHPHALLEAGRATLADLFPGYVEDLVSAGAVVTDFASDVQFYADGAFLAHGPVRMETPSATRPLIEQVTREHLSKLDAVETRDDCQFTDYLLDDAGTTVEGVRIRENGTATELPAELVVDATGRASRTPKWLSNHGYTPPEVEEVHIDVAYSTTYIERPPDDRRTFLVPPSPPITRGGMVAPVEGNRWVVNMNGIHGDDPPTDFAGFSEFAGTLPTPEVKRLLDGHPFAAADIEHYPFPSNRRNRYEGLDRFPDGLLVVGDAIASYNPVYAQGISVAALEALVLHQTLAEDGSENFALRFFDRAGAVVDEAWLLAVGSDFRFPQTTGPKPRGTDLVGRYLSRLTHKAHTDGALSDAFVRVMTMERPPTSLFRPGIAWRVLKPAG, encoded by the coding sequence GTGAGCCTCACAACTCTTCCGCGGTACGACAGCGACTTGGCTTCTGAGCAGAGCGGTCACGCGGTGGTGGTCGGCGCGAGCATGGCCGGACTGCTCGCGGCCCGCGTCCTCGCCGACTGGTTCGAGGCGGTGACAATTGTCGAGAAAGACTCACTGCCCGACGAGCCAATTGCGCGATGTGGCGTGCCACAGAGCCACCATCCACACGCGCTCCTCGAAGCCGGGCGAGCGACGTTGGCAGACTTGTTTCCGGGCTACGTCGAAGACCTCGTCTCGGCTGGTGCGGTCGTCACCGACTTCGCGAGCGACGTGCAGTTCTACGCCGACGGAGCATTTCTCGCTCACGGGCCAGTTCGAATGGAGACACCCTCTGCGACTCGGCCCCTCATCGAACAGGTGACACGGGAACACCTCTCGAAACTCGACGCCGTCGAGACGCGCGACGACTGCCAGTTCACCGACTACCTGCTCGACGACGCTGGGACGACGGTCGAAGGCGTACGAATCCGCGAGAACGGGACAGCGACCGAACTTCCCGCCGAGTTAGTGGTCGATGCGACCGGCCGGGCTAGTCGGACTCCGAAGTGGCTCTCGAACCACGGTTACACCCCGCCAGAAGTCGAGGAGGTTCACATCGACGTCGCCTACAGCACCACGTACATCGAGCGACCACCCGACGACCGACGGACGTTTCTGGTGCCGCCGTCGCCACCTATCACCCGCGGCGGCATGGTCGCGCCTGTCGAAGGCAATCGCTGGGTCGTGAACATGAATGGAATCCACGGCGACGACCCGCCGACGGACTTTGCTGGCTTCTCGGAGTTCGCGGGCACCTTACCGACACCCGAGGTGAAACGCCTACTCGACGGGCACCCGTTCGCCGCGGCAGACATCGAACACTACCCGTTCCCGTCGAATCGACGGAACCGCTACGAGGGTCTCGACCGATTTCCAGACGGCCTACTCGTCGTCGGCGACGCCATCGCTAGCTACAATCCGGTGTACGCGCAGGGCATCTCAGTGGCCGCACTCGAAGCCCTCGTACTCCATCAGACGCTGGCCGAGGACGGCAGCGAGAACTTCGCGCTTCGCTTCTTCGACCGCGCCGGAGCGGTCGTGGACGAAGCGTGGTTGTTGGCAGTCGGCAGTGACTTCAGATTCCCGCAGACGACCGGTCCCAAACCTCGTGGCACTGACCTCGTCGGTCGGTATCTCTCTCGGTTGACCCACAAGGCACACACCGACGGGGCACTCTCCGACGCGTTCGTCCGCGTGATGACGATGGAGCGACCGCCAACCTCGCTGTTTCGGCCCGGCATCGCGTGGCGCGTGCTCAAGCCAGCGGGGTGA
- a CDS encoding HTTM domain-containing protein, protein MTRSSSDSSDTPTASERLRSALARRFGIDTRALAAYRIALGLLLIIDLLLRSRDLRAHYTDFGVLPRTALSQHLQNLSVHAISGEAWVQALLFVLAGLVAAALTVGYRTRLATLVSALLLVSLHARNPLVLNGGDLLLRRLLFWSILLPLGERWSVDALRAVEDGDDEPRARVSNAATAILLLQVLAVYATNAVVKLRGDLWVNGEAIRYVFSLGQFTVFLGDYLANYPQLLELFDRIWLGLLVSSFLLIALTGWARAAYASLFVGMHFGMLLTMRLGLFPLISIASILPFMPPVFWDALESHAPDGLRRRLAAGRDRLNGMLPDLRGRGPNVPPALWQWKGRFASVVTTGLLVGLLLWNSVALGYVDAPGGEDAVVNPVEHRWDMFAPSPPRTDGWYVVPGQLESGERVDAFDREPVSWDQPDDISAEYPNARWRKYLTNLRWRDSQQHDRFAGYLCRRWNSNHDDDLESVTVYFMAQPTRLDGPEPIRKEKLGNWSC, encoded by the coding sequence GTGACGAGGAGTTCGAGCGACAGTAGCGACACGCCCACCGCGAGCGAGCGCCTCCGAAGCGCGCTCGCTCGTCGATTCGGCATCGACACGCGCGCGCTCGCCGCCTACCGAATCGCGCTCGGACTCCTCCTGATTATCGACCTGCTCCTCCGTTCGCGGGACCTGCGCGCCCACTACACCGACTTCGGGGTCCTGCCGCGAACCGCGCTCAGCCAACACTTGCAGAACCTCTCGGTTCACGCAATTTCGGGCGAGGCGTGGGTACAGGCGCTCCTCTTCGTTCTCGCGGGCCTCGTCGCGGCCGCGCTGACAGTCGGCTACCGGACGAGACTCGCCACACTCGTCTCGGCGCTCCTGCTCGTCTCGCTCCACGCTCGCAATCCGCTCGTGCTGAACGGTGGCGACCTCCTCCTCCGGCGACTCCTCTTCTGGAGTATCCTCCTGCCGCTCGGCGAGCGATGGTCGGTGGACGCGCTCCGAGCGGTCGAGGACGGTGACGACGAACCCAGAGCGCGAGTGTCGAACGCGGCGACCGCAATCCTCCTCTTGCAGGTGCTGGCGGTCTACGCGACCAACGCCGTCGTCAAACTCCGCGGCGACCTCTGGGTGAACGGCGAGGCAATTCGGTACGTGTTCAGCCTCGGCCAGTTTACGGTGTTCCTCGGCGACTATCTGGCGAACTATCCGCAACTGCTCGAACTGTTCGACCGCATCTGGCTCGGGTTGCTCGTCTCGTCGTTCCTCCTGATTGCGCTGACGGGATGGGCACGGGCAGCGTACGCCTCGCTGTTCGTCGGGATGCACTTCGGCATGCTCCTCACAATGCGACTGGGTCTCTTCCCACTGATTTCGATTGCGAGCATCCTTCCCTTCATGCCGCCCGTCTTCTGGGACGCGCTGGAGTCGCACGCACCGGATGGTCTCCGGCGGCGACTCGCGGCAGGCCGCGACAGACTCAACGGGATGCTTCCCGACCTGCGAGGACGAGGGCCGAACGTTCCACCCGCTCTCTGGCAGTGGAAAGGGCGTTTCGCGTCGGTCGTCACGACCGGCTTGCTGGTGGGACTCCTTCTCTGGAACTCGGTTGCGCTCGGATACGTGGACGCCCCCGGCGGCGAGGACGCGGTGGTCAATCCAGTCGAGCATCGCTGGGACATGTTCGCGCCCAGTCCGCCCCGGACCGACGGTTGGTACGTCGTCCCCGGCCAACTCGAATCGGGCGAGCGAGTCGATGCCTTCGACCGCGAACCCGTTTCGTGGGACCAACCTGACGACATCTCAGCGGAGTACCCCAACGCCCGCTGGCGAAAGTACTTGACGAACCTCCGGTGGCGCGACTCCCAACAGCACGACCGCTTCGCTGGCTATCTCTGTCGGCGCTGGAACAGCAACCACGACGACGACCTCGAATCGGTGACGGTGTACTTCATGGCACAACCGACGCGTCTGGACGGGCCGGAACCAATTCGCAAGGAGAAGTTAGGAAACTGGTCGTGTTGA
- a CDS encoding DNA double-strand break repair nuclease NurA → MTLDPVHFDGIAGLADHIDYDAEDRDHRELAEEAWERLDPLWNADNETVLEPIDELGRRCVGVEDIALVEDEFSVTHGLDSGTLNPKVFKNGLVLDVAHAAMSASPSDLSLHDCRTVVKAVHSNDNSEKFQTPWEPYNEGSERRIVHTDLPRSQYEEDAVHALALYLAESHHALENADRVSDFLLLDGPIYPKGVLRWNYRSSALADLFEESPHVNRILENYVELVERFHEREVPMAGFVKNVSTKSVVRTLKQKGDFGPVPWAHDAALFSQVLERREDDGNGGYDRLTDKLTLTNWFVSRAGADTFFVDEGEDYVDLELETEQYRVTFCFVYDPRRDLIFKIEAPYAVTDDEETRRKIERQLCKEVAARRGPPLSISKADSLAAIDRGSGDSLIKAFEDSLDTELDENYDTVRWGRGY, encoded by the coding sequence ATGACTCTCGACCCGGTCCACTTCGACGGCATCGCCGGACTGGCAGACCACATCGACTACGACGCCGAGGACCGCGACCACCGGGAGTTGGCCGAGGAGGCGTGGGAGCGACTGGACCCGCTGTGGAACGCGGACAACGAAACCGTTCTCGAACCGATAGACGAGTTGGGACGACGCTGTGTCGGCGTCGAAGACATCGCGCTCGTGGAAGACGAGTTCTCGGTCACGCACGGTCTCGACTCCGGGACGCTCAACCCGAAGGTGTTCAAGAACGGCCTCGTCCTGGACGTTGCCCACGCCGCGATGAGTGCCTCTCCGTCTGACCTCAGCCTGCACGACTGCCGGACCGTGGTGAAGGCGGTCCACTCCAACGACAACAGCGAGAAGTTCCAGACTCCATGGGAACCGTACAACGAAGGGAGCGAGCGCCGCATCGTCCACACCGACCTCCCACGAAGTCAGTACGAGGAGGACGCGGTTCACGCCCTCGCGCTCTACCTCGCGGAGAGTCACCACGCACTGGAGAACGCCGACAGGGTGTCTGACTTCCTCTTGCTCGACGGCCCGATTTACCCGAAAGGCGTCCTGCGCTGGAACTACCGGAGTTCCGCGCTCGCGGACCTCTTCGAGGAGTCGCCCCACGTCAACCGAATCTTGGAGAACTACGTCGAACTGGTCGAGCGATTCCACGAGCGGGAGGTCCCGATGGCCGGATTCGTCAAGAACGTCTCCACGAAGTCGGTCGTTCGCACGCTCAAGCAGAAAGGCGACTTCGGGCCGGTGCCGTGGGCCCACGACGCAGCACTGTTCTCCCAGGTTCTCGAACGTCGCGAGGACGACGGCAACGGTGGCTACGACCGACTGACCGACAAACTCACGCTGACGAACTGGTTCGTTTCGCGCGCTGGCGCGGACACCTTCTTCGTGGACGAGGGCGAGGACTACGTGGATTTGGAACTCGAAACGGAGCAGTATCGCGTGACGTTCTGCTTCGTCTACGACCCGCGTCGGGACCTCATTTTCAAAATCGAAGCCCCCTACGCGGTAACCGACGACGAAGAAACCCGGCGGAAAATCGAGCGCCAACTCTGCAAGGAAGTCGCGGCGCGGCGCGGGCCGCCGCTCTCCATCTCGAAGGCCGACAGTCTCGCTGCAATCGACCGCGGGAGCGGTGACTCGCTCATCAAAGCCTTCGAAGACTCGCTGGATACCGAACTGGACGAGAACTACGACACGGTTCGGTGGGGTCGCGGCTACTGA
- a CDS encoding eL43 family ribosomal protein, protein MSVTGLCQICEQREAKHSCPNCGTLACERHWNEETDLCEQCASTIQGGQRPQTDQPTQPDLDDEDVLR, encoded by the coding sequence ATGAGCGTCACTGGTCTCTGCCAAATCTGTGAACAGCGAGAAGCAAAACACTCCTGTCCGAACTGTGGGACGCTCGCCTGCGAGCGACACTGGAACGAGGAGACAGACCTTTGCGAGCAGTGTGCGTCCACGATTCAGGGCGGCCAGCGCCCGCAGACGGACCAACCCACGCAACCGGACCTCGACGACGAGGACGTACTGCGCTGA
- a CDS encoding KaiC domain-containing protein: MAALRDVAHDQLRSAEEVAPVTDDDDWFERALNEDEEAANDEETANVADQDDASADADVTSDDADEDESPDFADADASPNTNSDPAPDPDAGFDHDAAAEEFAGLDQSDSEDAAGGFADADPYEGPDEDDDLFEDDFASAFENAPGGGGGFGGGGGTDGGGFGGDSGDDFGMGGGDGGAEFGMGGGFGDRGGDGGAPFQEEFAEDEEFESSIPRIDVGIEGLDSMIQGGVPERTLMTTIGSAGTGKTTFGLQFLHEALERGESAVYITLEESHDRILNSATEKGWEFDEYEENDQLAIIDLDPIEMANSLTSIRNDLPRLVEDFGATRLVLDSVSLLEMMYDNQAVRRNEVYDFTKSLKEAGVTTMLTSEASEGNPYASRHGIIEYLVDAVFVLRYIRSSDDFRETRLAVEIQKIRDANHSREIKPYSITNEGISVYRQANIF, translated from the coding sequence ATGGCGGCCCTTCGAGACGTTGCACATGACCAGTTGCGCTCGGCCGAGGAGGTGGCCCCCGTGACGGACGACGACGATTGGTTCGAGCGCGCGCTCAACGAAGACGAGGAGGCGGCGAACGACGAAGAGACGGCGAACGTCGCGGACCAAGACGACGCGTCAGCGGACGCAGACGTGACGAGCGACGACGCCGACGAAGACGAGTCGCCCGACTTCGCAGACGCCGACGCGAGTCCCAATACCAACTCGGACCCCGCTCCCGACCCGGACGCAGGGTTCGATCACGACGCGGCGGCCGAGGAGTTCGCGGGTCTTGACCAGTCCGACTCGGAGGACGCCGCGGGCGGGTTCGCCGACGCAGACCCGTACGAGGGTCCCGACGAGGACGACGACCTCTTCGAAGACGACTTCGCTAGCGCGTTCGAGAACGCCCCCGGCGGCGGTGGCGGGTTCGGTGGTGGCGGAGGCACCGACGGCGGCGGATTCGGCGGCGATTCGGGCGACGACTTCGGCATGGGTGGCGGCGACGGCGGCGCGGAGTTCGGTATGGGTGGCGGTTTCGGCGACCGCGGCGGTGACGGCGGTGCGCCATTCCAAGAGGAGTTCGCCGAGGACGAGGAGTTCGAGTCGTCCATCCCGCGTATCGACGTCGGCATCGAGGGCCTCGACAGTATGATTCAAGGTGGCGTTCCCGAGCGAACGCTGATGACTACCATCGGCTCTGCGGGGACGGGGAAGACCACCTTCGGACTACAGTTTCTCCACGAAGCACTCGAACGGGGCGAGAGCGCGGTGTACATCACGCTCGAAGAGAGTCACGACCGCATCCTCAACTCCGCGACAGAGAAGGGCTGGGAGTTCGACGAGTACGAGGAGAACGACCAACTCGCCATCATCGACTTGGACCCCATCGAGATGGCGAACAGTCTCACCTCGATTCGCAACGACCTGCCGCGACTCGTGGAGGATTTCGGTGCCACTCGCCTCGTGCTGGACTCCGTGTCGCTGTTGGAGATGATGTACGACAACCAAGCCGTGCGCCGGAACGAGGTGTACGACTTTACGAAGAGTCTGAAGGAAGCGGGCGTGACGACGATGCTCACCAGCGAAGCCAGCGAGGGCAACCCATACGCCTCCCGTCACGGCATCATCGAGTACCTCGTGGACGCGGTGTTCGTCCTGCGGTACATCCGGTCTAGCGACGACTTCCGGGAGACCCGATTGGCCGTCGAGATTCAGAAGATTCGGGACGCGAACCACTCGCGGGAGATAAAGCCCTATTCGATTACGAACGAGGGCATCAGCGTCTACCGGCAGGCGAATATCTTCTGA
- the pyrF gene encoding orotidine-5'-phosphate decarboxylase yields MTATFFDRLGERIRSADSVLSVGLSPDLGRLPDAVADYDYPRRAFNRRIIDATHDHVAAYTANLASYEDSAGWISLAETVAYAEGKGVPVVLDGKRADIGNTSEQYAKALDSADAVTVNPYLGEDALAPFFDREERGVFVTCRTPNSGARNIQGRELASGETVAERVAEMVEKWADDAAADVGLLVGGDSETVEILREQVELPFLVVGGARNDPEVAEYALADGVGLVDASREVIYASESVGANRGYSRDDDAFAAPARQAARRLKRQLNRYR; encoded by the coding sequence ATGACCGCGACCTTCTTCGACCGGTTGGGCGAGCGCATCCGCTCGGCCGACAGCGTTCTCTCGGTCGGACTCTCCCCCGACCTCGGTCGTCTACCCGACGCCGTCGCCGATTATGACTATCCGAGACGAGCGTTCAACCGCCGCATCATCGACGCGACCCACGACCACGTTGCGGCCTACACCGCGAATCTGGCGAGCTACGAGGATTCTGCGGGGTGGATTTCGCTCGCGGAGACAGTCGCCTACGCCGAGGGCAAGGGCGTTCCTGTCGTGCTTGACGGCAAGCGGGCGGACATCGGTAACACCTCGGAACAGTACGCGAAAGCACTCGATTCCGCAGATGCGGTGACGGTGAACCCCTACTTAGGCGAAGACGCACTCGCGCCGTTCTTCGACCGCGAGGAGCGAGGCGTCTTCGTCACCTGTCGGACGCCGAACTCGGGCGCGAGAAATATTCAGGGGCGCGAACTCGCGTCCGGAGAGACTGTGGCCGAGCGAGTGGCGGAGATGGTCGAGAAGTGGGCGGACGACGCCGCGGCCGACGTGGGCCTGCTCGTCGGAGGAGACAGCGAGACGGTCGAAATACTCCGCGAACAAGTCGAACTCCCATTCCTCGTGGTCGGCGGCGCGCGCAACGACCCCGAAGTGGCCGAATACGCACTGGCCGACGGGGTCGGCTTAGTCGATGCGAGTCGGGAAGTCATCTACGCCAGCGAGAGTGTCGGTGCGAACCGTGGTTACAGCCGCGACGACGACGCCTTCGCGGCCCCCGCCCGGCAGGCCGCTCGGCGACTCAAGCGCCAACTGAACCGGTATCGGTAG
- a CDS encoding DUF2240 family protein, whose amino-acid sequence MSLRSAVAAPFQQKGKERMPKSEYVVALSLDRDWFSPDQAERLIDVASGQGLLDHEDGDVVTTFDPGEVEIPEEFVPDETILQEQSTFEKVLDKVVSAGTEKQTAVAEINDLQNRLGVTIEAAAVVYARRDDIDVSAEAAEAREELKDQS is encoded by the coding sequence ATGAGTTTACGAAGCGCGGTGGCCGCCCCGTTCCAGCAGAAGGGCAAAGAGCGGATGCCCAAGAGCGAGTACGTCGTCGCGCTCTCGCTGGACCGCGACTGGTTCTCGCCCGACCAAGCCGAACGGCTCATCGACGTGGCGAGCGGCCAAGGCCTGCTGGACCACGAGGACGGCGACGTGGTGACGACGTTCGACCCCGGCGAAGTAGAGATTCCCGAGGAGTTCGTCCCGGACGAGACCATCTTGCAGGAGCAATCGACCTTCGAGAAGGTGCTGGACAAGGTGGTCTCTGCGGGCACCGAGAAACAGACCGCAGTCGCCGAAATCAACGACTTGCAGAACCGACTCGGCGTCACTATCGAGGCCGCCGCAGTGGTCTACGCCCGCAGAGACGACATCGACGTGAGCGCGGAGGCCGCCGAGGCCCGCGAGGAACTGAAAGACCAGAGCTAA